A portion of the Camelus ferus isolate YT-003-E chromosome 16, BCGSAC_Cfer_1.0, whole genome shotgun sequence genome contains these proteins:
- the C16H17orf64 gene encoding uncharacterized protein C17orf64 homolog, producing MEASDGQEGEGDKPLEKVTDGPRIEGRSCTSLARDSLVCQAKGLSQDTFKICKECLRPLKKFLRKLHLPRDLPQKKKLKYTKQSLVVLGDHINTFLQHHCQDWEIKHWRKMLWRFVSLFSELEAKQLRRLYRYAKNDQTAKFLVAFCPMDTLESSLLADQEDSLPKLCTAWGLHSRISSMKERLSKMQAPMRGHAAGGSQRLSPTFLFSGSFRKLPQKPKLKRKGIKEAPETPEICP from the exons ATGGAGGCCTCCGATGGGCAAGAGGGTGAAGGGGACAAGCCACTAGAGAAG gtgaCAGATGGACCCCGCATAGAGGGAAGATCCTGCACCAGCCTTGCTAGAGACTCACTTGTGTGCCAAGCCAAGGGCCTGAGCCAGGACACCTTCAAAATT TGTAAAGAATGCCTAAGGCCACTGAAGAAGTTCCTGCGAAAGTTGCACCTGCCCAGGGACCTTCCCCAGAAGAAGAAGCTAAAGTACACGAAGCAGAGCCTGGTAGTCTTAGGGGACCACATCAACACCTTTCTGCAGCACCACTGCCAAGACTGGGAAATCAAGCACTGGAGGAA GATGCTCTGGCGATTTGTCTCCCTCTTCTCAGAACTGGAGGCAAAGCAGCTTCGCAGGCTCTACAGGTACGCCAAGAACGACCAGACGGCCAAGTTCCTG GTGGCATTCTGCCCCATGGACACCCTGGAGAGCTCCTTGCTGGCTGACCAGGAGGACAGTCTGCCCAAGCTCTGCACTGCGTGGGGGCTGCACAGCCGCATCAGCAGCATGAAGGAGAGGCTGTCCAAGATGCAGGCCCCGATGCGAGGCCACGCTGCTGGGGGATCCCAGA GACTGTCTCCGACCTTCcttttttcaggttctttcaGGAAACTCCCTCAAAAGCCAAAACTCAAGAGAAAGGGGATTAAGGAAGCCCCAGAAACTCCAGAGATCTGCCCATAA